The Mangrovimonas cancribranchiae nucleotide sequence GTATTTACCTTCAAAAAATTCTAACTTAAACGTAACTAAAAGAATGGATTCTATCAGGAAGCACCGTGATATTAAAAAAGTATCTCATGTCAATTTAATATACTTGAAAAAAATAGTGAAGTTATGTGAACAGTCTAATATAAAAATAGCTTTTGTGAGAAGTCCACAGCATAATAATAATATAGCTAGAGATAATGAATGTGTGTTTTTAACTGTTAAAAATCAACGTTTTAAAGGGGTGTCTTTTATAGATTTTAATAATCTAGAATTAAGTGATAATATGTTCAAAGATTTAGGTCATTTAAACTATCTAGGAGCTAATATTGTTTCAAAAAAGTTAGATTCAATATTAAAAAGTCGTATTCCTAATAATGATATAATATTTTAATTTAAAATTGAAGATAAAGCTCAAAATAGCCATTTACACAGGCGCCATACCCTCGTCCACCTTTATCGAACACCTGATAGACGGCGTAGCCAAGCATCATGAGGTATTGCTATTTGGCACCATTAAAAAAGAGGTACAGTATAACAACCCCAACATTACCATCATTGAAACCCCAACCAAGCAATTTAAAAATGTGTGGTTGACAGGTATTAGAAGCTTTAGGTTGCTTTTCAAGTCACCAAAACTATTAAATATTGCCATTCGTCAAGCCTTAACCTATAAAACCCGTTACGAACAATGGATGCGGTTTTCGCGTTTTGTCCCCGTGTTATTACACCAACCTGATGTATTTCATTTACAATGGGCTAAAAAACTATCACGATGGATGTTTTTACAAGACACCTATGGGGGTAAACTCGTGTTGAGTTTACGAGGGACACATATTCATATTTCTCCTAAAGCCGATGTTGCTCTAGCACAAAGTTACTACGATTACTTTCCAAAAGTAGATGCCTTTCATGCCGTATCGCAAGATATGAAAACCGAGGCTTTGTTTTATGGAGCAACAGTAGACAACGTTAAAACCATTTTCACGATATTGCCAGATGCCGTATTTAACCATTTTACACCCCCTAAAGCAATTAATGAAACGCTAAATATCGTTTCTGTAGGACGTTACCATTGGGTAAAAGGATATGATTATGCGCTAAAAGCCATCAAGCAATTAAAAGCACAAGGGATTCAAGTAACGTATACCATTATTGCTCCTAAACCAGTGCCAGAAAATATACTGTTTATGGTTAATGATTTGTCCCTAGAAGATGTTGTGGTCTTTAAAGATCATGTGCCTCAAGACGCATTGTTTGCCTATTTAAAAACATTTGATCTGTTTTTGTTACCAAGTTTAAGTGAAGGCATAGCGAACGTCGTTTTGGAAGCTATGGCTATAGGTCTTCCAGTAGTTTCTACCAATTGTGGTGGTATGCCCGAAGTGGTGTTACCTAACAAAACAGGTTGGTTGGTACCTATTCGCGACCCCGAAGCTATGGCAAAGGCTATTATAGAGGTATACAACACGCCTACTAAACAACTAGAAACGATAACGCAACAAGCACACAATTTTGTAAAAGCGCAGTTTAATGCTAAACACAGTATACAACAGTTTTTAGCGTTGTATGAAGCGGTTGTTAGGAATCATAAATAACTGTCATGCTGAACTTGGTTCAGCATCTTCTTTTGTTTTAAAATGACCTTATTTATATTTTTTCATTTTCTTTACTCGTCTAAAGAAAACGAAGCAAAAGAAATGACGCCTTGTCGGTAGGGATTTTACCTACGGTAAACCCCTCTCAAAACTTCGCGTCATGGTATGACTGGATTTCGAAGCTTTTGAGATATATCCTTACGACAAGTGGTTTTCCTGCTTCGCAGGAAGAAGACGTTCAGGGTGTGATAGGTTTAATATAAAGATTCTTCACTTCACTGCGTTGCGTTCTGAATGACAGGGTAGATTCTTCGTGTCGCTGTCGCTCACTCTGAATGACAATAGGATTCTTTGTGTTACTCTACTTACTTTAAATGACATTTTTTTTGTCATGCTGAACTTGTTTCAGCATCTTCTTTTGTTTTAAAATGACCTTATTTATATTTTTTCATTTTCTTTACTCGTCTAAAGAAAACGAAACAAAAGAAACGACGCCTTGTCGGTAGGGATTTTACCTACGGTAAACCCTTCTCAAAACTTCGCGTCATGGTATGACTGGATTTCGAAGCTTTTGAGATGTATCCTTACGACAAGTGGTTTTCCTGCTTCGCAGGAAGAAGACGTTTAGGGTGTGATAGGTTTAATATAAAGATTCTTCACTTCACTGCGTTGCGTTCTGAATGACAGGGTAGATTCTTCGTGTCGCTGTCGCTCACTCTGAATGACAATAGGATTCTTTGTGTTACTCTACTTACTTTAAATGACATTTTTTTTGTCATACTGAACTTGTTTCAGCATCTCTATTCAATATTATTTTTAATAATAACAAGCCCCTGAAACGCTTGTCTGTCGTTATACAAGAGTCCAGGGTGACAGGTTTTAATTATCCTCTGTCATGCTCCTGTCTGCCATGCCTATGGCAGGTGAACTGACAGGTAGATGGTTTGGCATCTCAACCAAACACCGCACCTACACAACCAAGACCCTGAACCAAGTTCAGGGTGACAAGGGGAAGGAGATGCTTATTTATTTTCTTCATTCATTTTGCCTTGATGCAAAACGAACCAAAAAATCAAGCCTGTCTGAGGTGCTTCCTTTGGACCACTCACGCTCGATGCTTCATGCTTTTTTCCGATGGTATCGGAACGCACTTCCGCATCTTTGTTCGTTATCACTGCAGACGGCCGGTTGTTTTCTGGCGTTGCCAGAATGGAGGTTGGTTTAGTGTGGTATTAAGGTGTTAGACTCAGAACCAAGTTTAGGGTGATTTTATTTTTTGTAGTCTTCACTACTCACTACTCACTACTCACTACTCACTACTCACTACTCACTACTCACTACTCACTACTCACTACTCACAATTTACTACTAATATTTGTATTCACCACACACATTCGCCGTAGATATCCCGTAGATACCCCGTACATAGTCCGTACATAGTCCGTACAAAGTTCCAGAAAAATTACACCACGAAAAGCAGTAAAACACATCAAAAACAACAAAAAACAGCAAAAATCAAAATAAGAATCATTTATAACCAAAAGTTTCTAAAACAAAGAATCACATATCAAAGCACCAAAAAAATGATAAAACATAAAATAAAAACAGCTACAGCCTAAACACCTGAAAAACAAAAAGGAGTCTTTGGAGTATAAAATATATTTGTCCCAAGCATTGTCGTTAATAGGTCTTGCAGTTGAAATTTATATGTAGGAGCTCATACATACGTGCACCA carries:
- a CDS encoding glycosyltransferase family 4 protein, translated to MKIKLKIAIYTGAIPSSTFIEHLIDGVAKHHEVLLFGTIKKEVQYNNPNITIIETPTKQFKNVWLTGIRSFRLLFKSPKLLNIAIRQALTYKTRYEQWMRFSRFVPVLLHQPDVFHLQWAKKLSRWMFLQDTYGGKLVLSLRGTHIHISPKADVALAQSYYDYFPKVDAFHAVSQDMKTEALFYGATVDNVKTIFTILPDAVFNHFTPPKAINETLNIVSVGRYHWVKGYDYALKAIKQLKAQGIQVTYTIIAPKPVPENILFMVNDLSLEDVVVFKDHVPQDALFAYLKTFDLFLLPSLSEGIANVVLEAMAIGLPVVSTNCGGMPEVVLPNKTGWLVPIRDPEAMAKAIIEVYNTPTKQLETITQQAHNFVKAQFNAKHSIQQFLALYEAVVRNHK